Proteins from one Telopea speciosissima isolate NSW1024214 ecotype Mountain lineage chromosome 1, Tspe_v1, whole genome shotgun sequence genomic window:
- the LOC122662915 gene encoding lysophospholipid acyltransferase 1-like, which yields MELEMESMASAIGVSVPVLRFLICFVATIPVSFLWRFVPGRIPKHIYAAASGALLSYISFGFSSNLHFLVPMLIGYSSMLLYRRRCGIITFLAGFGYLIGCHLYYMSGDAWKEGGIDATGALMVLTLKVISCAFNYNDGILKEEDLREAQKKNRLLRLPSLIEYFGYCLCCGSHFAGPVYEMKDYLDWTEQKGIWSHHRKLPTPSPYGAVIQALIQAAICMAVYLYLIPHFPLSRFTDSVYQRWGFWKRLRYQYMACFTARWKYYFIWSISEASMIISGLGFSGWSDSSPPKPRWDHAKNVDILGVELARSAAELPLVWNIQVSTCLRHYVYERLIQKGKKPGFLQLLATQTVSAIWHGLYPGYMIFFVQSALMIAGSKVIYRWQRAIPQNMGLVRKILVFANVAYTLLVLNYSAVGFMVLSLHETLASYGSVYYIGTVVPIVLFLLGFIIKPAKTSRSKARKEQ from the exons ATATCTACGCGGCGGCATCTGGAGCTCTTTTGTCATACATTTCTTTCGGATTCTCGTCCAACCTTCATTTTTTAGTTCCAATGTTGATAGGATACTCTTCGATGCTCCTCTATCGGCGTCGATGTGGCATTATCACCTTCTTGGCTGGGTTCGGTTATCTCATTGGATG CCATTTATACTACATGAGTGGAGATGCATGGAAGGAAGGAGGCATTGATGCTACTG GAGCTTTAATGGTGTTGACGCTGAAAGTCATCTCATGTGCATTTAATTACAATGATGGGATATTGAAAGAAGAGGACCTGCGTGAAGCACAGAAGAAAAATCGGTTGCTTCGGTTACCTTCTCTGATTGAGTACTTTGGTTACTGCCTCTGCTGTGGAAGTCATTTTGCTGGACCAGTTTATGAAATGAAGGATTATCTTGACTGGACAGAACAGAAAGGG ATTTGGAGCCACCACAGGAAATTGCCAACCCCTTCACCTTATGGTGCAGTGATTCAAGCTTTAATTCAAGCTGCTATATGCATGGCAGTATATCTGTACCTCATACCACATTTCCCACTGTCCCGGTTTACTGATTCTGTTTATCAGAGATGGGGGTTCTGGAAACGGCTGCGTTACCAGTACATGGCTTGCTTTACAGCACGTTGGAAGTATTATTTTATCTGGTCAATCTCAGAGGCTTCCATGATCATCTCTGGTCTTGGATTCAGTGGTTGGTCAGATTCTTCTCCACCAAAACCACGTTGGGACCATGCTAAAAATGTTGATATTCTTGGTGTTGAGTTGGCAAGAAGTGCTGCTGAATTGCCCCTTGTGTGGAACATCCAAGTCAGCACTTGTCTGCGTCATT ATGTCTATGAGAGACTCATCCAGAAAGGGAAGAAACCTGGTTTCCTTCAATTGCTGGCTACACAGACTGTTAGTGCTATTTGGCAT GGATTATATCCTGGATATATGATATTCTTTGTTCAATCAGCTCTGATGATTGCGGGTTCTAAAG TTATTTATAGATGGCAGCGAGCTATTCCCCAGAATATGGGTCTGGTTAGGAAGATACTTGTATTTGCAAACGTTGCATATACTCTATTGGTTTTGAATTATTCTGCCGTTGGTTTCATG GTCTTGAGCTTGCATGAGACACTTGCTTCGTATGGGAGTGTGTATTACATTGGCACTGTTGTTCCTATTGTACTATTCCTCCTTGGCTTTATCATAAAGCCGGCGAAGACTTCCAGGTCTAAAGCTCGGAAagaacaatga